The nucleotide window GTCTCCGGTCCTTCGACTTCAGGAAAAGCTCAAACAAGATCCACAGCTTCTCCGTTAAACTTTGTCCCTGTTCACACCCgatattaacatctgtcctcaGAGATTTTACAAGTTTTACAAGTGTCTCTAAGTTTGTCTGGTCCCACCTGGTATTAACACTCGTCCtgatgtgtctcctgtggctgCTTGTTCTGCTGTTTTAACCCAGTCTGggttcatgtgtctgtgtgtttgtgagagagagaaaagtcagGAGGGACtaaagattttactcatttaagaaaagtattcaTCATTATGAGTTGGTCAGTGTTCTGTAAtcgtggccacaaacaaatctacGTACTGTTGATTGAAtcaattttaatttatttttactgttgttttttcctttaagaAAAAGTCCCATTAACATCCACTTGTTATTATGAATCCTCAGAACACAGAGGCCAGCTCTAAACAGAAGAGTGAGGTCATCTCTCGCCTGGAGGAGAAAATCAACCAGATGTCGGGGACAGTAAAACAGCTGGAGAGCAGGTGAGACCAGTTCAACACCATCATTCATATTCTAAATATCACAGAAGGTTTTTAAAGGTTTCACTAAACTGCATCAATCTCTTACTctcctgtttgttgtgtctctccTTCACGTTCTCGATCATTATTTATTTCCCAtcatttatgttatttttttgaaTCAGTGAGAAACATTTGGTGAAGCAGGCCAAGAACCTGAACTCTGCGGCGGGGaagctgctccagctgcagcagtagCTCCGAGCCGCGGCCTCACATCTGCATATAAACATACAACCCTGGCTTCTATAGAAATAACCCAACTAGGATGTTATCTTTTTTCTGTACGATGCTCCTCCGTTGAAAATTAAACCATCTCGCCACATCCTCCTTCAGTGGCTCTCCAGCATCAGCTTTGAGTAGTGTGGACTGAATCGATCCTTttagcagccccccccccccgagtcCTTGTGTTCTCCGACTGGTGTGTTCGCCACATCAGAGTTCTGCTTTTACTTTggtagaaattaaaaaaaaaaaacacccccaTTTAATGGCGAAGGTAAGAAGAGTAGCCGGCACGGCGTCTGAACGTCCACTGAGAGCAGCTGTAACACGTGATGGAccgatgatgatgataaatgtgCCAATGGACACATCCTGGATATTTGAGTCTAGTGGACTGACTGTAATGTCGTTAAGAAGAATTCACCCACTACCAGAGACTGTGGTTCAATATGTGACACCAAGGAAAAGACCGAATCCGATGTTTTAAAGAGTTAAGTTGTCATTTGTTGATCCACAAGAGTCGAAGGCCAGGTCAGGAGAAATGTATCGTAAGAATAAAAGggcaaaattaattaattaattttgaaaTGTATGTGAACATAACATTGGTGTAAACTGTAGTAATCATTAGGCGAATAAAACAATGAACGAACACGGCCTGCTTCATCTTCTTTGGCTTTAGTTTCacgttttctcctctttctttttatttgttatttaagttttaaagtCATCTCTCTCCCACCATGTTTCTCTTCATTGAGTTTTCGTTTGATCATAAGTTTGTGTTAACGCGCTCACCTCAAACCAGATGCAAGCAGGCGGAGCGAGAGCGGGACCTGGCTCTGGAGGCCAACCGGCTCTTCAAGCAGGAGTTTGGAGACAAGATCGAGAgtctgcaggtggaggtggagcagctgaggaggcaCAGGTGAGCGCTGAGGAAACAGGAGCTTTCAAACCAAGTGATTTTAAATTCCACAGTTACATCCACTGAGGTCGTCCTGTTTCCATCCACATCcgattgtttgattgattgtcagcaggattaagcaaaaactataGATTTCCATTCGTATGTTTAATAATGTTTGaccatttttacatttttctcttctgttttataCATTGAATAACCtgtatgtatataataatatgctatatacacacattttacttaGATTTCTTTTTCAGGGTAAAACCAAATAGaatttatgaatgaaaataGATTAATCCGGTAGTGAAGCGCTGTTGTTCATCCCTGAGAGAAATAATGTGACAGCACTAAATGATCTGTCAGGTTTTGTGGAGGATATTTCACCTCCTGATGACtcttgataataataataatgtctctTCTGTGCTTGTATAAATCTGTGTCCTCTGCTTTGTCTTTGGTTCATCTCGATGTTTCAGGTCAACCCTGGATCATGAGCTGAGGAAAGAGCGAGAGCGGCGCAGCGAGCATCATCTCGTCGCTGGTCCCAGACCTTCCAGTCCTCCGAGGCAGAGGAGACTCCCGGAGAACACATCCAAAGTACGTCTCTGCTCATCTTTACTTTCAAGTCCAGTGGAAAGTTCTTTTACATCATCTGCGATTtctttcctgcagcagctcccagaATCTCCGTCAGGGAAAAGAGACATCGAGCCGCTACACATTGGACACGAGGACAGAACCAGTCTGAGCTCCAGTTTGTGAGTGGATCAGAGTCGGTGTCACAAAGATCCTTCATGTTCTGGACACGTATCGactttttaaattgtctcacttcttcttctttaaggTCTTTGTCACATCACGAGGATGAACAGGTGAGAACTTAGCTTTTTACAACAGACCTGTGTATGATTGAGTTTATTAGTTACTAAATCCTGTAACATTTTCATACACAAAGATTTCTGGCAACAAAAATAATGGACGActcaacataaaataaaatctgctgctgcttccattTCCCAAATCTCTCATTTGGGTTAAAATACAACTCCTTTGCAACCATTGATATATTTTGACGGAAACGTAATTTGAATTCCATAATTTTCTATAATTATATCGAGGTAATGTTgataatttacatatttagtgagAACATTAATGAAACATCCTAAAATGTTCTAAAACGTTGTTGTTCTCAGAATAAACAATCTTGTGGAACAGGATTAATAAACTTGTTCtgataaaaataacattttcagaCCTTCACTGAAAATACTTTTCTTGCCTGAACCTCagattgtttgtgttgctgtcgaACATCCTGACCAACTCCCAATAAATCAAGTGCAGGCCATAAATACAGCTCCTGATTTATTACATAAAGCCCATTGCCTCTGAACATAAGTCAGAGTTTATATCCTGTGGAGGATCCCTGGAGAtctgggtccagactttctccacagtttgtctctcgcacatgaacaatgcagattctctcacaacagcaacaaatcctctgcaggaggaggtttCTTCAAACAATCTGCAGAACTGACAGTGAAGTGCAGGCTAGTGTTCACACACAGTAGATATCCACAGTTGGTTAAACCCATGTCATGTTACTGTTCAATGCAGGACGATTTGTTTGTGGAGATCACTGAGCCGTCCGTGTGCACGATGTGTGAGCAGGACGACTCCCTCCTGAAGACAAAGGTACGACGAGAACATCGCTCAGCAGAGCTCCGACTTTAGAGCGTCGCCTCGCGTGCACCAGCCTGATTCTACCTGATCGTCagagattgtgtttttattaattgtAGTGTAGCTGTGGTGTTAAAcccttgtttctcttcttcctccagatACAGTGTAAGAACTGCAGCGGCGTCTTCTGTGAGAGCTGCGTGTCCAACGAGCTGCCGCttccttcctccatcctccccgAGACGGTGTGCGTCGCCTGCTACTCCCTGTTGCTGCAGCAGTACGCCTCCACGCCAACATGAACGCACTCGGACACGCGGGACACCAGAGGCAGTGATGTGTGAAACTGGCACCGCAAAGAAATGCACTTTTTCACTCCTGAATTCTGTGGAatcttttaattacttttaatcCAGCGGTGTCCAGATGTGCCATGGAGAGTTGTGCAGGTTTCTATTTAAATCAGATGCTGTTGTAGTTATAAAACCTCGGGTGTTgagctgctgtggtgttttttatttaaatagaaacCTGCACGTACTCAGCTGAACGTGGTCGGACATTATGAAAATCATCTCATTTAATAACTGACTGTCCACAGTGTCCACTGAGTGGACTGATGAGTAAAAGGTCCACTGACAATATTTTTAACcttgatttttaaaagatacaaaaggaaaaactggATTTTCACAACACATCAGATTTAATCATGAACATCAGAATATGATGCAAGTGCTGATTAATGAAATGTGACTGTACAGATGAAGATAAAACACTTTTGACCAAACACAAAGATATTAAACGTGTCAATAATAGACTGTTTGTAAAAAAGTCTTTTACACAATATGAAATTgtcagaaaatgtttatttaactcAGTCGATTGAGTTTAGAATCTTGCAAAATTTGCTAAATCCAtgcaaaatttaaataatacacaGAATATCATCGTGTTTTATCACAGTATTGATGTTTTCAGTCTGAAGCTGGTGGAGATTGATTCCACGCTCGTGTCTGTACGTTTTAAATATGAGGCATCTGTCTGCGGACGagtagcttagcttagcataaagacttgAAACGGGTGGGAACAGCTAGCATGGCTCTGTCTTGCTGTACTGGCTTTGCATAAAAACCAAAATGTTACATGGGACAGGTTGAGGATTTATGTTGATTGTTAATTTTCCTCAACTTATTTACACTATGGATAAAAGAGGGTTTTCTGTCTTGgcaaaaaagcaaataaatccTTTCCCTAAAAGTCAAATAACTCCTTCAGGTTCACAGAGGTGAAGATCATATGTTTatgatttatcatttatcatttatcattctGGGTATAATGTTTCTTCACTGACGTTAACTGAGGTTTCGTAGAATCTGCTGCTTTTGGGTTCCAATGACATTCTGAGTTTTTCTGGGCACTTTTAAAAAGCACCCGTCTGGTTTGAAGTGGACAAATCAACATATCAGCTGTTTTTATGTATTATTGGTTCATATGAGGGGGAGGAGTCAGAGGCTGGATCCAGACAAACCTGTAGATTTCTCTCATTGGAGCGAAGTAACATGTGGAAATGCTTCTGAGATCAATaaacttttattctattttaactGATGACGACTCCAAGTTAATTTAAACCTTCATGTTAAAGCTAAGAGAAGAATTTACTTTAATAAAACTGATCCTGAAGAAATTCATCTTCACAAGTTATGTCGTAGATGCAGTTACATGAGCTGATGTTGgtagtttaaataataaataagataGATATTTATAACCATCGTGATTCTTCTGCTGTGAAATGACGACAGGTTTGATTCTTTGACACCAGGTTCGTTTATTGTTTCAGATCAGGCTGGAATATAAATGCAACAATCTTGGGTTGTGTCGGTAAATGATGATGTTGGTGTCGTCATCGTTCATCTGCAggagaaaatattaaatcacaCGTTcagttcaaatgtaaaaattacTGACAGATGATAGAAACCAGTTCACCCACTAAACTTAAGTTAGaataatttcaacattttgtcattaaaatgaaCCTGTGATTgctaattaaacattttaacaatgtagcacatattgaatatttatgacTGAAGGTAGTGTGGGTGCAGCATctctaattattattaatattattattaaatcagtGTCTCTCACCTCCCATTAGAATCTGATGCAGAGTTCAGGAACAACTCAACGTATCTTTCCCCTGAAAAGTAGAGAAAGTTCAAAAGTTAAGTTCTAACAGCGTtgatcattttataatataacgTTATACATGTATATCATattaaaacagcaacacaatgaTTAGTTCTAATATAACACAGACCAACAAGTAAATTAATAACTGAAACCACAATAAATACGAATTACTCACTGTATTTTTGAGTTTgtaaataacagacaaaataaatctttgtaACCTGAAATTGGACCTGTGTTTAAATGAACatgataaatgacaaaaatatatacttatatatgaataaaaatatatttagtcTGTTTAAGGGTAAAATTTAAAACGTgaggtttgtgtatttatttctcatgttttgtgtgtttttatctgcagcCTAATAACATTAACCTGCTCGGTCTCACCTATGTACTGTCTGTCTCTGGTcatggcggcggcggcgtccTGGTGGCTGGTGAAGTAAACGCCCGCCTCGCCGTTCCGCCTGCCGTCAGCGCCGCATTCGATCAGGATCTTAGAGACggcgagaggagagaagaactgcaggagaaaaacaaataaacgcattatttaaaaataaaaacaaacatccagcTTCAACAtctcttctgtctccatcttGGTTTTTACCTTCACGATGTCTTCTCCGGACGCCTGGAAGGGAAGACCTCGCATGTGGATGTAGTGAAGCGGCGCCGTGGAGCTCAGTGGCGAACCTGACGGAGCAGAAACGAGGTGTCAGGTGACATCAGGAGGAAACGATTCCAGTGATGTTAGATCAGAGACcgagcctcctccatgttagcagaggggACACGGACCAAGTCGGtctcttaataataataatgagtcTCGTCACCTGTTCTGTGGTTGGTCTGTGCGGAGGAGACGTTCCTGTTCCCCGGCTGAACGCTGCTCTGAGCGGAGCCCGAACTCAtccccttcttcttcctccagctcGAGTGGATCTCCTCACTCGTGCTGGGAAACACCTCGATGTATCTGCTCGTACGACAGGATGAACAACACGTCAGCTAATAGGACCTCGGgcagaggagaagctggagtGTGAACAGGAACAGTTGTATGTGCGGAGTCGTACCTGTTTCCTATgacgtctctgtccctctgcagaGCGCCATCTGCTGCTTCCTGGGAGCCAAACTGCACAAAGGCCTCGCCAGaatttcttcctctgtggtctGTGACGACCGTGATGCCGTTCTCCGCAATATCCAAACCTGCAAATCAAAAACAGATCCTGAGCTTATTTATTCCTGCTCTTAAAATACAGTTGAAACTAGTTGAGCCACAGaggtttctgttttcatcagcgtCTGTCGTTCAGCAGCAAaaactcaaaaactactgaaacacattctttgacattttgtggacGGTCGGACGAAGGAAGGATCCATTATATTTGGAGCAGATCTGAGTAAATGGGCAGAACCTGGAATAATTTGTTCCACTTTTCTTAGAATGCTAAGAAAGAACGTTAGCCGGACGGCAGAGGTATAAACTCTCCGAGCAACCTTCTAGTTTATAATAAGTTTGAAAGTGAGATTGACAAAGCAGCAGGTGAGTAGAACTATTCATCCGTCCTGTGGTTTACCTGAGAAGAACTGGACGATGTCGTCCTGGCAGCAGGAGAAGGGGAGGCCCCGCAGCTTCACCACCCAGCTTTCAGCCGGAGCCGTGACGGCCTTGTTCAGGATGGCTTCAGCGTCGCTGTTCGTCACCTCGGACACTGCGGACGCACACGGAGCAGGACTGAATCATTTAAACTGGTTTGTCCTCTACTCACTGTCACTGATTTGTAAACCTATTCAGGATATTTCTAAAAAACCCTCTGAGCCTCAGCGTGACGGGTTTCTCACGAGGAGACGAACCTTCCACGTATCGCGGGCCGAGGTACTGCCGGTGCTTCTCCAGAGCTTTGTTCACGTCCTCTTCGTGCTCCAACTCGATGAAGGCTCGTCCAGACGACCTCCCCAGTCGGTCCACGGTGAGGTGGATCCCCTTCAGCCCGTCCCGGATCCTGCAC belongs to Hippoglossus stenolepis isolate QCI-W04-F060 chromosome 9, HSTE1.2, whole genome shotgun sequence and includes:
- the grsf1 gene encoding G-rich sequence factor 1; the protein is MSRRPLLLLLRSLAAVRPGTLPAAATTRGGFAQQRARSSTTRSGFLQRACPLLCAVKSSQLGLCSKAGPPCEDEYPPLPAYQNISEPEKKELFIVQVKGLPWSCSAQDLMHFFSECRIRDGLKGIHLTVDRLGRSSGRAFIELEHEEDVNKALEKHRQYLGPRYVEVSEVTNSDAEAILNKAVTAPAESWVVKLRGLPFSCCQDDIVQFFSGLDIAENGITVVTDHRGRNSGEAFVQFGSQEAADGALQRDRDVIGNRYIEVFPSTSEEIHSSWRKKKGMSSGSAQSSVQPGNRNVSSAQTNHRTGSPLSSTAPLHYIHMRGLPFQASGEDIVKFFSPLAVSKILIECGADGRRNGEAGVYFTSHQDAAAAMTRDRQYIGERYVELFLNSASDSNGR